ACGTTTGCCATCCTGGACGAAACGGACAGTGGCCTTGACATTGACGCCCTGCGGATCGTATCGGAGGGTGTGAACAAACTCATTGGCCCGAACCTCGGGGTGCTGGTCATTACGCACTATCAGCGCCTGCTGAACTACATCAAGCCGCAATACGTCCACGTCATGTTCGAAGGCCGCATTGTTGAGAGCGGTGGCCCCGAACTGGCTCTCAAACTGGAAGAGTCGGGTTATTCGATGGTCCGCGAGAAATTTGCCGCGGAACCCGTCGCCGAGTAGGGGAGAAATCTGATGGTTGACTTTGTCCTGAGCGACAAGCAGTTCACCACCGAAGAAGCGCAGCTGAAAGACGTTCGTGAATCTTACGATGAAGCCTTCGGTTTTCACGATGATTCCGTAAACTATAGCTACGTGAGCGAAAAGGGCATCGACGCTGAAACTGTTCGTGGCATTAGCCGGATGAAGAACGAACCCGAATGGATGACCGAAATACGGCTGAAGGCGTATCAGATCTTCATAGAAAAGCCCACTCCGGAGTGGGGCGGCGATCTGAGCGGAATCGACTATGACGACATCTTCTATTACGTTCGCGCGACCGATAAGGCCGAGCGCGACTGGGATGAAGTCCCCGATGACATTCGCCGGACATTTGACCGGTTGGGTATACCCGAAGCCGAGCAGAAATTCCTGCAGGGTGTAAGCGCCCAGTACGACAGCGAGTCGGTTTACCACAATCTGCGTAAAGACCTCGAGTCAAAAGGCGTGCTGTTCCTGGACATGGATTCGGCACTGCGCGAACACCCGGAGATCATCCGAGAGTATTTTGGGACGATTATTCCGTCATCAGATAACAAATTCGCTGCATTGAACACGGCTGTATGGTCGGGCGGTTCGTTCATCTACGTCCCCAAGGGCGTTCATATCGATATGCCGCTTCAGGCGTATTTCCGCATCAATACCAAGAACATGGGTCAGTTTGAGCGTACGTTGATCATCGTCGACGAGGGCGCCTACGTACATTACGTCGAGGGCTGCACCGCGCCAACCTATAGCTCAAACAGCCTGCACTCCGCGGTGGTCGAGATTATCGTTAAGGACGGTGGGCGCTGCCGCTATACGACTATTCAGAACTGGTCTAACAACGTCTACAACCTGGTCACCAAGCGCGCTGTCGCCTACAAGAATGCGACGATGGAGTGGGTGGACGGAAACCTGGGAAGCAAACTCACCATGAAGTACCCAGCCGTGATACTGGCGGGGGAGGGCGCGCACGGTGAAGTTCTATCGATCGCGTTTGCCGGTAAAGGGCAGCATCAGGATGCCGGGGCAAAAATCACGCATCTTGCACCCAATACGACGAGCCAGATTATCAGCAAGTCGATCAGCAAAGACGGCGGCCGCGCAAGCTACCGCGGGTTGCTCAAGATCGTAGAAGGCGCCGACAACGTCAAGAGTAATGTGGTCTGCGATGCGCTGCTCCTCGATGATCGCAGTCGATCGGACACCTATCCGACGATTGAAGTCGATGCTAAACGCGTCACTATGGGGCACGAGGCATCAGTCAGCAAGGTCGGTGAAGATCAGCTCTTCTATTTGATGAGCCGAGGCATGAGCGAAGACGAAGCTAATGCAATGGTCGTCAACGGCTTTATCGAGCCGCTCGTGAAAGAACTGCCGATGGAATATGCGCTCGAACTGAACCGGCTAATTCAAATTCAGCTTGAGGGTTCGATCGGCTAAGGCAACTCACGCATAACACAGGAGTCTGCGAGTGGTTACTTTGAAAAGGCGTGAGACGGCTACGGCGCCGATCTATACGCTTGAGGATGTAAAACGTCTCAGCGATACACATGATGAACCTGGATGGCTGCGCGCGTTCCGCCTCTTGGCGTGGGAGACCTATGAGTCGCTTCCGATGCCGACCGGAAAGGACGAGGACTGGCGCCGTACCGACTTACGCGGCGTGCGCTGGGCAGAGGCAGGCAAGTTGGTGCAGGCCAATGGCGTAACTGCAGATATGGTTCCTGCGGAGTCG
The nucleotide sequence above comes from Candidatus Flexicrinis proximus. Encoded proteins:
- the sufB gene encoding Fe-S cluster assembly protein SufB; protein product: MVDFVLSDKQFTTEEAQLKDVRESYDEAFGFHDDSVNYSYVSEKGIDAETVRGISRMKNEPEWMTEIRLKAYQIFIEKPTPEWGGDLSGIDYDDIFYYVRATDKAERDWDEVPDDIRRTFDRLGIPEAEQKFLQGVSAQYDSESVYHNLRKDLESKGVLFLDMDSALREHPEIIREYFGTIIPSSDNKFAALNTAVWSGGSFIYVPKGVHIDMPLQAYFRINTKNMGQFERTLIIVDEGAYVHYVEGCTAPTYSSNSLHSAVVEIIVKDGGRCRYTTIQNWSNNVYNLVTKRAVAYKNATMEWVDGNLGSKLTMKYPAVILAGEGAHGEVLSIAFAGKGQHQDAGAKITHLAPNTTSQIISKSISKDGGRASYRGLLKIVEGADNVKSNVVCDALLLDDRSRSDTYPTIEVDAKRVTMGHEASVSKVGEDQLFYLMSRGMSEDEANAMVVNGFIEPLVKELPMEYALELNRLIQIQLEGSIG